In one Desulfomicrobium escambiense DSM 10707 genomic region, the following are encoded:
- a CDS encoding adenylosuccinate synthase, whose amino-acid sequence MANIVVMGAQWGDEGKGKIVDLLTTDVAAIVRFQGGNNAGHTLVVSGKQTILHLIPSGILHPGKKCLIGNGVVLDPFVFCQEMDKLAASGIDVSPARLMISKKTQLIMQYHRAIDGARENFKSGSDKIGTTGRGIGPCYEDKVARIGIRAADLADEVLLRHKIEKALVEKNALLAGLYGQEPLSAEQIFTDLLPVARRLVPYLGDVSSAIQELSAQGILFEGAQGTHLDIDHGTYPFVTSSNTVSGNASAGSGCSPRMLDRIVAIVKAYTTRVGAGPFPTELSDGPGAYMQEKGAEFGATTGRKRRCGWLDLVVLRESQRLNGPTEIALTKLDVLGGLDELKLCTAYRYKGQEVAYPPQEENGMAYVEPIYESMPGWSEDISGCRNYAELPKATRDYIERIEAVLGIPVSIVSVGPDRDQTILR is encoded by the coding sequence ATGGCGAATATCGTAGTCATGGGCGCCCAGTGGGGCGATGAGGGAAAGGGCAAGATCGTTGATCTGCTGACCACGGACGTGGCCGCCATCGTGCGTTTTCAGGGCGGCAACAACGCCGGGCATACCCTGGTCGTGAGCGGGAAGCAGACCATCCTGCACCTCATCCCCTCCGGCATCCTGCATCCCGGCAAGAAGTGCCTCATCGGCAACGGCGTGGTGCTGGACCCCTTCGTGTTCTGTCAGGAGATGGACAAGCTCGCCGCCTCGGGCATCGACGTCAGCCCCGCGCGGCTCATGATCAGCAAGAAGACCCAGCTCATCATGCAGTATCACCGCGCCATCGACGGGGCGCGTGAAAATTTCAAGAGCGGTTCCGACAAGATCGGCACCACGGGCCGCGGCATCGGTCCCTGCTACGAGGACAAGGTCGCCCGCATCGGCATCCGCGCCGCGGACCTGGCCGACGAGGTCCTGTTGCGCCACAAGATCGAAAAGGCCCTGGTGGAGAAGAACGCCCTCCTGGCGGGTCTTTACGGCCAGGAGCCCCTTTCGGCCGAGCAGATCTTCACCGACCTGCTGCCCGTGGCCCGGCGTCTCGTGCCCTACCTGGGCGACGTGTCCTCGGCCATCCAGGAGCTCTCGGCCCAGGGCATCCTCTTCGAGGGCGCCCAGGGCACGCACCTGGACATCGACCACGGCACCTACCCCTTCGTGACCTCGTCCAACACCGTGTCCGGCAACGCTTCGGCCGGCTCCGGCTGCTCGCCGCGCATGCTCGACCGCATCGTGGCCATCGTCAAGGCCTACACCACCCGTGTCGGCGCGGGCCCCTTCCCCACGGAGCTGTCCGATGGCCCCGGCGCGTACATGCAGGAGAAGGGCGCGGAGTTCGGCGCCACCACGGGCCGCAAGCGCCGCTGCGGCTGGCTGGACCTCGTGGTCCTGCGCGAGTCCCAGCGCCTCAACGGCCCCACGGAGATCGCCCTGACCAAGCTCGACGTCCTGGGCGGCCTGGATGAGCTCAAGCTCTGCACCGCCTACCGCTACAAGGGGCAGGAGGTGGCTTACCCACCCCAGGAAGAGAACGGCATGGCCTACGTGGAGCCGATCTACGAGAGCATGCCCGGCTGGAGCGAGGACATTTCCGGCTGCCGCAACTACGCGGAGCTGCCAAAGGCCACGCGCGACTATATCGAGCGTATCGAGGCTGTTCTCGGGATCCCCGTGTCCATCGTCTCGGTGGGTCCGGACCGCGACCAAACCATTCTCAGATAA
- a CDS encoding FxsA family protein, whose product MFGKLFLLFAVIPVAEIYVLVSVGGVIGVLPTVALVLLTALAGAHLARMQGLAVMMRIRENLAQGFMPAEELLDGLLIFLAGMTLLTPGFLTDIMGLLILLPATRNIFKRWLRKKFDEWRQNPNVHITFYR is encoded by the coding sequence ATGTTCGGCAAGCTCTTCCTTCTCTTCGCCGTCATCCCCGTGGCCGAAATCTACGTCCTCGTCTCCGTGGGCGGCGTCATCGGTGTCCTGCCTACCGTCGCCCTGGTCCTGCTGACGGCCCTGGCCGGCGCGCACCTGGCGCGCATGCAGGGCCTGGCCGTCATGATGCGCATCCGCGAGAACCTCGCCCAGGGCTTCATGCCCGCCGAGGAACTCCTCGACGGCCTGCTCATCTTCCTGGCCGGCATGACGCTCCTGACCCCGGGCTTCCTAACCGACATCATGGGCCTGCTGATTCTCCTGCCCGCCACCCGCAACATCTTCAAACGCTGGCTGCGCAAGAAATTCGACGAATGGCGCCAAAACCCCAACGTGCACATAACCTTCTACAGGTAA
- a CDS encoding UbiD family decarboxylase, producing MIYRNLKSCLDDLERSKQLVRIDTPVDPHLEVGAIQRRVFKAGGPALLFTNVKGTSFPMAANIFGTLERTRFIFRSTLRRVEAMLSAKADPAAVMKKPWLWPGLALGGWHTMPKSVKTGPVMARTTSVSKLPQLVSWPMDGGAYVTLPLVYTESPSKPGFMGSNLGMYRIQLSGNDFEQDREVGLHYQIHRGIGYHHAEAIARGQKLPVNVFVGGPPAMTLAAIMPLPEGIAEILFAGALGGHRIPMVTGRGRLPVLAEADFCIRGHIDPTAQKPEGPFGDHLGYYSLVHDFPVMRVEEVLHREDAVWPFTTVGRPPQEDTMFGAFIHELTAELVPQVFGGVHEVHAVDAAGVHPLLLAVGSERYVPYAGERQPQELITNGLSLLGTTQTSLSKYVIIAAREDEPSLSCHHVPEFFRHVLERLDLSRDLHFITRTTMDTLDYSGISLNQGSKVLWTAAGGPKRSLVTSVPALNLPEGFHGPRVFAPGILVLSGPAHGQPRDTHDPAMEELAGALTAQGGLEGFPLIVVADDADFTAANWDNFLWVAFTRSDPATDTYGVNGFTRCKHWGCSSMVVDARLKTYHAPPLADVTEIEKKVDALALPGGPLYGIL from the coding sequence ATGATCTACCGCAACCTCAAGTCCTGCCTCGATGATCTCGAGCGCTCCAAACAGCTCGTCCGCATCGACACCCCCGTCGACCCCCATCTCGAAGTCGGCGCCATCCAGCGCCGCGTCTTCAAGGCCGGCGGGCCGGCGCTTCTGTTCACGAACGTCAAGGGGACGTCCTTCCCCATGGCCGCGAACATTTTCGGCACCCTGGAGCGGACGAGGTTCATCTTCCGCTCCACGCTGCGCCGCGTCGAGGCCATGCTCTCGGCCAAGGCCGACCCTGCGGCCGTCATGAAGAAGCCGTGGCTGTGGCCAGGCCTGGCCCTGGGCGGCTGGCACACCATGCCCAAAAGCGTGAAGACGGGGCCGGTCATGGCCCGCACCACGTCCGTCTCGAAGCTGCCGCAGCTCGTGTCCTGGCCCATGGATGGCGGGGCCTACGTCACGCTCCCGCTGGTCTACACCGAGAGTCCGTCCAAGCCCGGCTTCATGGGCTCGAACCTCGGCATGTACCGCATCCAGCTCTCGGGCAACGACTTCGAGCAGGACAGGGAAGTGGGGCTGCACTACCAGATCCACCGTGGCATCGGCTACCACCACGCCGAGGCCATCGCCCGCGGACAGAAGCTGCCGGTGAACGTCTTCGTCGGCGGGCCGCCGGCCATGACCCTGGCCGCCATCATGCCCCTGCCCGAGGGCATCGCCGAAATCCTCTTCGCCGGCGCCCTCGGCGGGCACCGCATCCCCATGGTCACGGGCCGCGGCCGCCTGCCCGTCCTGGCCGAGGCGGACTTCTGCATCCGCGGCCACATCGACCCCACGGCCCAGAAGCCCGAGGGGCCCTTCGGTGACCACCTCGGCTACTACAGCCTGGTCCACGACTTTCCCGTCATGCGCGTCGAGGAGGTCCTGCACCGCGAGGACGCCGTCTGGCCCTTCACCACCGTGGGCCGGCCGCCCCAGGAGGACACCATGTTCGGGGCCTTCATCCACGAACTGACGGCCGAACTGGTCCCCCAGGTCTTCGGCGGCGTGCACGAGGTCCACGCCGTGGACGCCGCAGGCGTGCACCCGCTCCTGCTGGCCGTGGGCAGTGAGCGCTACGTGCCCTACGCCGGCGAGCGCCAGCCCCAGGAGCTCATCACCAACGGCCTATCGCTCCTCGGCACGACCCAGACCTCCCTGTCCAAGTACGTCATCATCGCCGCCCGCGAGGACGAGCCGTCCCTGTCCTGCCACCACGTGCCCGAATTCTTCCGTCACGTGCTGGAACGCCTGGACCTCTCGCGGGACCTGCACTTCATCACCCGCACGACCATGGACACCCTGGACTACTCCGGCATCAGCCTGAACCAGGGCTCCAAGGTCCTGTGGACCGCCGCCGGCGGCCCCAAGCGCAGCCTGGTCACGAGCGTCCCGGCCTTGAACCTGCCCGAAGGCTTTCACGGCCCCCGCGTCTTCGCTCCTGGCATCCTGGTCCTCTCGGGCCCGGCCCACGGTCAGCCCCGCGACACCCACGACCCGGCCATGGAAGAACTGGCCGGGGCGCTGACCGCCCAGGGGGGGCTTGAGGGCTTCCCCCTCATTGTCGTGGCTGACGACGCGGATTTCACGGCCGCGAACTGGGACAACTTTCTCTGGGTGGCCTTCACCCGCTCGGACCCGGCCACGGACACCTACGGCGTGAACGGCTTCACTCGCTGCAAGCACTGGGGCTGTTCGTCCATGGTCGTCGACGCGCGTCTCAAGACCTACCACGCGCCGCCGCTGGCGGACGTTACGGAAATCGAGAAAAAGGTGGACGCCCTTGCCCTGCCCGGCGGACCCCTGTATGGAATCCTCTAG
- a CDS encoding DUF6982 domain-containing protein yields MNKIVARYADGRMVKGTTVDFFPTKDLFHVSVTENGATRLVEVSLKELKALFFVRDFSGDPKHVLANDFDSTKPAPGRKLKVVFADGEILVGTTTGYQPGRPGFFIVPADAAANTERCYVVTAHTREVTFI; encoded by the coding sequence ATGAACAAAATCGTGGCGCGATATGCAGACGGCCGCATGGTCAAAGGCACGACGGTGGACTTTTTTCCCACGAAGGACCTTTTTCACGTCAGCGTCACGGAAAACGGCGCAACGCGCCTGGTGGAGGTCAGCCTCAAGGAGCTGAAGGCCCTCTTTTTCGTCCGCGATTTTTCCGGTGACCCCAAACATGTCCTGGCCAACGACTTCGACTCGACGAAGCCCGCTCCGGGCCGCAAGCTCAAGGTGGTCTTCGCTGACGGCGAGATCCTGGTCGGCACCACCACGGGCTACCAGCCCGGCAGACCGGGATTTTTCATCGTGCCGGCCGACGCCGCCGCGAACACCGAGCGCTGCTACGTCGTCACGGCGCATACGCGCGAAGTCACCTTCATCTGA
- a CDS encoding ecotin, which translates to MRGTFLPILMAILLGASPLWAQDDMQAFPAVDKGMTRHVLRLPAEADEVRLKVELILGKAVLTDAANRYFFGGEIAAETIPGWGYTRYILPTLGPMAGTRMAVDPAAPKVERFIALAGEPYLIRYNSRLPVVVYAPAGVEVRWRVWRADARAQAMPQG; encoded by the coding sequence ATGCGCGGAACATTTCTCCCGATCCTGATGGCCATCCTCCTGGGCGCCTCCCCCCTGTGGGCCCAGGACGACATGCAGGCCTTCCCGGCGGTCGACAAGGGCATGACGCGTCATGTCCTGCGGCTTCCGGCCGAAGCCGACGAAGTCCGGCTCAAGGTCGAACTGATCCTCGGCAAGGCGGTCCTGACGGACGCGGCCAACAGGTATTTCTTCGGCGGCGAGATCGCGGCGGAGACGATTCCCGGCTGGGGGTACACGCGCTACATTCTGCCCACCCTGGGACCCATGGCGGGCACCCGCATGGCCGTGGACCCGGCCGCGCCCAAGGTCGAACGGTTCATCGCCCTGGCCGGGGAACCGTACCTGATCCGCTACAACAGCCGCCTGCCCGTGGTGGTCTATGCTCCGGCGGGCGTGGAGGTGCGCTGGCGGGTCTGGCGCGCCGACGCCCGGGCGCAGGCCATGCCGCAGGGCTGA
- a CDS encoding IMP cyclohydrolase, producing MSDLKKMYHTLNRDSFPADLTLTIGDQTIRYAKKTWNIGGEQKGLRYGENPDQPAALYEVAESSFAMDGVAFQQGQHKLVSALTEENLIQSGKHPGKINLTDVDNGINMLQYLTAKPAAIILKHNNPCGAAWAAEGLLTALSRAFASDRIAAFGGTIVVNRTLDKACAEFINSSYFEVIAAPAFDADALEVLTTKKNLRIIRIPALAELEKIVGTPFLDIKSLVDGGLIVQASFRNRILAEEDFLPAETVKDGTTYIARKPTPAEADDLLFAWAVEAGVTSNSIIFARDGATVSIGTGEQDRVGCVELTIQKAYTKYADRLAFVRHNLSLYELKMKARDDEALDASLQDILAKTEADKGGLPGTVLVSDGFFPFRDGVDLAIAQGVTAIAQPGGSIRDWEIIQAVNEATPQVAMVFTGQRSFKH from the coding sequence ATGAGCGATCTCAAGAAGATGTACCATACCCTGAACAGGGACTCCTTTCCCGCCGACCTGACCCTGACCATCGGCGACCAGACCATCCGCTACGCCAAGAAGACCTGGAACATCGGCGGCGAACAGAAGGGCCTGCGCTACGGCGAGAACCCGGACCAGCCCGCGGCCCTCTACGAGGTGGCCGAGAGCTCCTTCGCCATGGACGGCGTGGCCTTCCAGCAGGGGCAGCACAAGCTCGTCTCGGCCCTGACCGAGGAGAACCTGATCCAGTCGGGCAAGCACCCGGGCAAGATCAACCTGACGGACGTGGACAACGGCATCAACATGCTGCAGTACCTCACGGCCAAGCCCGCGGCCATCATCCTCAAGCACAACAACCCCTGCGGCGCGGCCTGGGCGGCCGAGGGCCTGCTCACGGCCCTGAGCCGCGCCTTCGCCTCGGACCGCATCGCGGCCTTCGGCGGGACCATCGTCGTCAACCGCACCCTGGACAAGGCCTGCGCCGAGTTCATCAACTCGAGCTACTTCGAGGTCATCGCGGCCCCGGCCTTCGACGCCGACGCCCTGGAGGTGCTGACGACCAAGAAGAACCTGCGCATCATCCGCATCCCGGCCCTGGCCGAACTGGAGAAGATCGTGGGCACGCCCTTCCTGGACATCAAGTCTTTGGTCGACGGCGGCCTCATCGTGCAGGCCTCGTTCCGCAACCGCATCCTGGCCGAGGAAGACTTCCTGCCGGCCGAGACGGTCAAGGATGGCACCACGTACATCGCCCGCAAGCCCACGCCGGCCGAGGCCGACGACCTGCTCTTCGCCTGGGCCGTGGAGGCCGGCGTGACCTCCAACTCCATCATCTTCGCCCGCGACGGGGCCACGGTGTCCATCGGCACGGGCGAACAGGACCGCGTGGGCTGCGTGGAGCTGACCATCCAGAAGGCCTACACAAAGTACGCCGACCGGCTGGCCTTCGTGCGCCACAACCTGTCTCTGTACGAGCTCAAGATGAAGGCCAGGGACGACGAGGCCCTTGACGCATCGCTGCAGGACATCCTGGCCAAGACCGAGGCGGACAAGGGCGGCCTGCCCGGCACGGTCCTGGTCTCGGACGGCTTCTTCCCCTTCCGCGACGGCGTGGACCTGGCCATCGCCCAGGGCGTGACGGCCATCGCCCAGCCCGGCGGGTCAATCCGCGACTGGGAGATCATCCAGGCCGTGAACGAGGCCACCCCGCAGGTGGCCATGGTCTTCACGGGCCAGCGCTCCTTCAAACACTAA
- the serB gene encoding phosphoserine phosphatase SerB — protein sequence MREIILIQISGTDRDGLLAGIMGQLAASGVTVLDISQSVIHDDLSLGVLIEVPRESESSPILKDLLFWAHNQGLNLKFTPVTEDDYERWVGMQGRKRHIVTVLGRTITAANLAAMAEVITGNGLSIDCITRLSGRRSLAVPPAMPRSCLEFSVRGTPADISAMRAAFLDLSREQGIDIGFQEDNAFRRIRRLVCFDMDSTLIQAEVIDELAKRAGAGEQVAAITEAAMRGELDFSQSLRKRVSLLEGLAESVLQDVAATLPMTEGAERLIRTLKSLGYTIAILSGGFTYFGRRLQERLGIDYVHANELEIRDGKLTGGLVGDIVDGPGKARLLKEIAAKEHISLSQVIAVGDGANDLPMLDVAGLGIAFHAKPVVRQGAGQAISNVGLDGVLYFLGLRDRETMDQLAGREA from the coding sequence ATGCGCGAAATCATCCTCATCCAGATCTCCGGCACGGACCGGGACGGCCTCTTGGCCGGCATCATGGGACAGCTGGCCGCCTCGGGCGTGACCGTCCTCGACATCAGCCAGTCCGTCATCCACGACGACCTCTCCCTGGGCGTGCTCATCGAGGTGCCCCGCGAGAGCGAATCCTCGCCGATCCTCAAGGACCTCCTGTTCTGGGCCCACAACCAGGGCCTCAACCTCAAGTTCACGCCCGTCACCGAGGACGACTACGAACGCTGGGTCGGCATGCAGGGCCGCAAGCGCCACATCGTGACCGTGCTCGGCCGGACCATCACCGCCGCCAACCTCGCGGCCATGGCCGAGGTCATCACCGGCAACGGCCTGAGCATCGACTGCATCACGCGCCTCTCGGGACGCCGCTCCCTGGCCGTGCCCCCGGCCATGCCGCGCTCCTGCCTCGAATTTTCCGTGCGCGGCACGCCCGCGGACATCTCGGCCATGCGCGCCGCCTTCCTGGACCTGTCCCGCGAGCAGGGCATCGACATCGGCTTCCAGGAGGACAACGCCTTCCGCCGAATCCGCCGTCTGGTCTGCTTCGACATGGACTCGACGCTCATCCAGGCCGAGGTCATCGACGAGCTGGCCAAACGCGCCGGCGCCGGCGAACAGGTCGCGGCCATCACCGAGGCCGCCATGCGCGGCGAGTTGGACTTCTCCCAGAGCCTGCGCAAGCGCGTGAGCCTTCTCGAAGGCCTGGCAGAATCCGTGCTGCAGGACGTCGCCGCCACCCTGCCCATGACCGAAGGGGCCGAGCGCCTCATCCGCACCCTGAAGAGCCTCGGCTACACCATCGCCATCCTCTCGGGCGGGTTCACCTACTTCGGCCGCCGCCTGCAGGAGCGCCTGGGCATCGACTACGTCCACGCCAACGAGCTCGAAATTCGCGACGGCAAACTGACCGGCGGCCTGGTCGGCGACATCGTCGACGGCCCCGGCAAGGCGCGCCTCCTGAAGGAAATCGCGGCCAAGGAACACATCTCCCTGTCCCAGGTCATCGCCGTGGGCGACGGCGCCAACGACCTGCCCATGCTCGACGTGGCGGGTCTGGGCATCGCCTTCCACGCCAAGCCCGTGGTCCGGCAGGGCGCGGGCCAGGCCATCTCCAACGTGGGCCTCGACGGCGTTCTCTACTTCCTGGGCCTGCGCGACCGCGAAACCATGGACCAGCTGGCCGGCAGGGAGGCCTGA
- a CDS encoding ribonuclease catalytic domain-containing protein → MSTSPTLQPGCIMEFLQDNQPVTAWVLDVQGPRLRVFTAGQRELKLPVSRALPWTGPQCAAGSSRQDMLDLLRTHNGRRERLAEAVDALEIWDLAQGEVDEAEIGWFASLVFEDPNPDQLAALGRKLLQTKTHFKFSPPAFEIYPQETVERRQEELRKAQERERLVGFGQVFLKGLWDAFCKRRSALPEPDEEQTARIRDLLMTRLCNPDDRDSDALWKTMTQGLPEEPHLALFLAQAWGIVPAHFNFHLCRAQYDWDPGWAEPFAGAVEAQKERVLQGRQEPMAEIVTIDSATTQDIDDGFELTRDENGFRLRLALACPCLEWEFGSPLDRAVQHRFSSLYLPEGTSHMLPEELGTRFFSLNAGQDLPALVITFDLDPEGDLRGFAPEVAWVRVAANLTYTGVETDIAEGASDMLRDARDLAHLLRQARICEHAVIMDQPDPRVVLDGDPANPQVGIVQSPSTPEAQTIVSEFMILANKAMGSWGLETGTALLYRTQNITLPAESAGVWSEPTDIYRIINNMGPSILECEPRRHATIGAKAYAPVTSPLRRYSDFINMAQIVARLTGRGRLLSQSELESLLPVLSSRAELVGQVQRMRPRYWKYEYFRQNFKKMRWSGLIVDPGSVLVTISLPELQLFLKAPRKIFGDKIRLGQRFSIRIGKVDPLNNEIRTVEAWEEE, encoded by the coding sequence ATGTCCACCTCCCCCACCCTGCAGCCGGGCTGCATCATGGAGTTCCTGCAGGACAACCAGCCCGTCACGGCCTGGGTCCTCGACGTGCAGGGCCCGCGCCTGCGGGTCTTCACGGCCGGGCAGCGGGAACTCAAACTCCCGGTTTCGCGCGCCCTGCCGTGGACCGGGCCGCAGTGCGCGGCCGGCTCCAGCCGCCAGGACATGCTCGACCTCCTGCGCACCCACAACGGCCGCCGGGAGCGCCTGGCCGAGGCCGTGGACGCCCTGGAGATCTGGGACCTGGCACAGGGCGAGGTCGACGAGGCGGAGATCGGCTGGTTCGCGAGCCTGGTGTTCGAAGACCCGAACCCCGACCAGCTTGCGGCCCTGGGGCGCAAGCTCCTGCAGACCAAGACCCATTTCAAGTTCTCGCCGCCGGCCTTCGAAATCTACCCGCAGGAGACCGTGGAGCGCCGTCAGGAGGAGTTGCGCAAGGCCCAGGAGCGCGAACGCCTGGTGGGCTTCGGCCAGGTTTTTCTCAAGGGGCTGTGGGACGCCTTCTGCAAGCGTCGCAGCGCCCTGCCCGAGCCCGACGAGGAGCAGACCGCGCGCATCCGCGACCTGCTCATGACCCGCCTGTGCAACCCCGACGACCGGGACTCGGACGCCCTGTGGAAGACCATGACCCAGGGCCTGCCCGAGGAGCCCCATCTGGCCCTGTTCCTGGCACAGGCCTGGGGCATCGTGCCGGCCCACTTCAATTTTCATCTCTGCCGCGCGCAGTACGATTGGGACCCCGGTTGGGCGGAACCCTTCGCCGGGGCCGTGGAGGCCCAGAAGGAACGCGTCCTGCAGGGGCGCCAGGAGCCCATGGCCGAGATCGTGACCATCGACTCGGCCACGACCCAGGACATCGACGACGGCTTTGAACTCACGCGCGACGAAAACGGCTTCCGCCTGCGTCTGGCCCTGGCCTGCCCCTGCCTGGAATGGGAGTTCGGCAGCCCCCTGGACCGCGCCGTGCAGCACCGCTTCAGCTCCCTCTACCTGCCCGAGGGCACGAGCCACATGCTGCCCGAGGAACTGGGGACCCGCTTCTTCAGCCTCAACGCCGGCCAGGACCTGCCGGCCCTGGTCATCACCTTCGACCTCGACCCCGAGGGCGACCTGCGGGGCTTCGCGCCCGAAGTCGCCTGGGTGCGAGTCGCGGCCAATCTGACCTACACCGGCGTGGAAACGGACATCGCCGAGGGCGCGTCCGACATGCTCCGCGACGCCCGTGACCTGGCCCACCTGCTGCGCCAGGCGCGCATCTGCGAACACGCCGTGATCATGGACCAGCCCGACCCGCGGGTCGTGCTCGACGGCGACCCTGCCAACCCGCAGGTCGGGATCGTGCAGAGTCCGTCAACGCCCGAAGCCCAGACCATCGTTTCGGAATTCATGATCCTGGCCAACAAGGCCATGGGCTCCTGGGGCCTGGAGACGGGCACGGCCCTGCTCTACCGCACCCAGAACATCACCCTGCCCGCCGAGAGCGCCGGCGTGTGGAGCGAGCCCACGGACATCTACCGCATCATCAACAACATGGGCCCCTCCATCCTGGAGTGCGAGCCGCGGCGCCACGCCACCATCGGGGCCAAGGCCTACGCGCCAGTGACCTCGCCCCTGCGCCGCTACTCGGACTTCATCAACATGGCCCAGATAGTGGCCCGGCTCACAGGCCGCGGACGGCTCCTGAGCCAGTCCGAACTGGAGAGCCTGCTGCCGGTCCTCTCCAGCCGCGCGGAACTGGTCGGCCAGGTCCAGCGCATGCGTCCGAGATACTGGAAGTACGAGTACTTCCGGCAGAATTTCAAGAAGATGCGCTGGTCGGGTCTCATCGTGGACCCGGGGTCCGTGCTGGTGACCATCTCCCTGCCGGAGCTGCAGCTCTTCCTCAAGGCCCCGCGCAAGATCTTCGGCGACAAGATACGGCTGGGGCAACGCTTTTCCATCCGCATCGGCAAGGTCGACCCCCTGAACAACGAGATCAGGACCGTCGAGGCCTGGGAAGAGGAATGA
- the pyk gene encoding pyruvate kinase — MRTKIVATLGPASMDQNVMKEMVELGVRVFRLNFSHADAAYFGPVIQKIREVEKQTGIRLTVMGDLCGPKIRIGEVKGSPLQIRKGAYVCLGTPDMEDRNESDIFISLDVPELLEGLAEGMPVSLSDGMLQFTVVKVIVPDRLVMMEALNGGILTSNKGIAFPGKTLKVAAMTDKDRRDLHQGLDIGIDAVALSFVQSKDDIEDIKTEIARHGTWIPVVAKVERKNAVEKLDSILEVADAIMVARGDLGLECSPAELPIIQKKILRSCRHAQKPAIVATQMLLSMVKNPIPTRAESTDVANAMLDGADCVMLSEETAIGSYPVEAVRFINEIAQYAEPYYLERIGGPFMPKAEKNPPKFLAYSACLMADNADSAALVCHSTTGATARYISSRRPAQPIYAMTTDARILRWMNFFWSINPVESPLEPRSHQKRAEKFVQEYAGFKPGENVIIASGQATPGMGTVMTNEIKVYYK, encoded by the coding sequence ATGCGCACGAAAATAGTGGCCACGCTGGGCCCGGCCTCCATGGACCAGAACGTCATGAAGGAGATGGTGGAGCTCGGCGTGCGGGTCTTCCGCCTCAATTTCTCCCACGCCGACGCGGCCTATTTCGGCCCGGTCATCCAGAAGATCCGCGAGGTCGAAAAGCAGACAGGCATCCGCCTGACCGTCATGGGCGACCTCTGCGGCCCCAAGATCCGCATCGGCGAGGTCAAGGGCTCGCCCCTGCAGATCCGCAAGGGCGCCTACGTCTGCCTGGGCACGCCTGACATGGAGGACAGGAACGAAAGCGACATCTTCATCAGCCTCGACGTGCCCGAACTCCTCGAAGGCCTGGCCGAAGGCATGCCCGTGTCCCTGTCCGACGGCATGCTGCAGTTCACCGTGGTCAAGGTCATCGTGCCCGACCGGCTGGTCATGATGGAGGCCCTGAACGGCGGCATCCTGACCTCCAACAAGGGCATCGCCTTCCCCGGCAAGACCCTCAAGGTCGCGGCCATGACCGACAAGGATCGCCGCGACCTGCACCAGGGACTCGACATCGGCATCGACGCCGTGGCCCTGTCCTTCGTGCAGAGCAAGGACGACATCGAGGACATCAAGACCGAGATCGCCCGCCACGGCACCTGGATTCCCGTCGTGGCCAAGGTCGAGCGCAAGAACGCCGTGGAGAAGCTCGACTCCATCCTCGAGGTCGCCGACGCCATCATGGTCGCCCGCGGCGACCTGGGCCTGGAATGCAGCCCGGCCGAACTGCCCATCATCCAGAAAAAGATCCTGCGCTCCTGCCGCCACGCCCAGAAGCCGGCCATCGTCGCCACCCAGATGCTCCTGTCCATGGTCAAGAACCCCATCCCCACGCGGGCCGAGTCTACGGACGTGGCCAACGCCATGCTCGACGGCGCCGACTGCGTCATGCTCTCCGAAGAGACCGCCATCGGCAGCTACCCCGTGGAGGCCGTGCGCTTCATCAACGAGATCGCCCAGTACGCCGAACCCTACTACCTGGAACGCATCGGCGGCCCCTTCATGCCTAAGGCCGAGAAGAACCCGCCAAAATTCCTGGCCTACTCGGCCTGCCTCATGGCCGACAACGCCGACAGCGCCGCCCTGGTCTGCCACTCGACCACCGGCGCCACGGCCCGCTACATCAGCTCGCGACGCCCGGCCCAGCCCATCTACGCCATGACCACCGACGCGCGCATCCTGCGCTGGATGAACTTCTTCTGGAGCATCAACCCCGTCGAAAGCCCCCTGGAACCGCGCAGCCACCAGAAACGCGCCGAGAAATTCGTCCAGGAATACGCAGGCTTCAAGCCCGGCGAAAACGTCATCATCGCCAGCGGCCAGGCCACCCCGGGCATGGGGACCGTCATGACCAACGAGATCAAGGTGTATTATAAGTAG